One window of Phycisphaeraceae bacterium genomic DNA carries:
- the ndk gene encoding nucleoside-diphosphate kinase, which yields METTLIILKPDAVQRGLMGRIISRFEEKGLQIVGAKLMQISPELAAKHYAAHQGKPFYDGLVKFMTSSPVLVLAISGNGAIAICRKMMGATFGSKAEPGTIRGDFGVSNSFNLIHGSDSPEAAAHELNLFFGGEVVSYSRAGDTWVYDMSSGTPE from the coding sequence ATGGAAACGACACTCATCATTCTGAAGCCCGACGCGGTTCAGCGCGGTCTCATGGGCCGCATTATCTCACGCTTTGAGGAAAAAGGCCTGCAAATCGTCGGAGCGAAGCTCATGCAGATCTCGCCAGAACTCGCAGCAAAGCACTACGCTGCCCACCAGGGCAAGCCGTTCTACGACGGGCTTGTCAAGTTCATGACCTCCAGCCCCGTTCTGGTGCTGGCGATCAGCGGCAACGGAGCAATCGCAATCTGTCGCAAGATGATGGGTGCGACATTCGGTTCCAAGGCTGAGCCTGGAACGATTCGCGGTGACTTTGGTGTTTCAAACTCGTTCAACCTGATTCACGGGTCCGACAGCCCCGAGGCAGCGGCGCACGAACTCAATCTCTTCTTCGGAGGCGAAGTAGTCAGCTATTCGCGCGCAGGGGATACGTGGGTGTACGACATGAGTTCAGGCACGCCCGAGTAA
- a CDS encoding carbon storage regulator — MLVITRREGEEVVIGDPRKPLGIIRVASIKGDRIRLAFEFPKEIDVHRREIAEQILRDQQIKPTNPSIEQDRRPE; from the coding sequence GTGCTGGTCATCACACGGAGAGAGGGTGAGGAAGTCGTCATTGGCGATCCTCGCAAACCACTCGGGATCATTCGCGTTGCCTCCATCAAAGGCGATCGCATCAGACTTGCTTTCGAGTTTCCCAAGGAGATTGACGTGCATCGCAGGGAGATCGCTGAGCAGATCCTTCGAGATCAACAGATCAAGCCCACAAACCCGTCGATAGAACAAGACCGCAGACCCGAATGA
- a CDS encoding NifU family protein, with product MASRVTMVLDRIRPAIQADGGDIELVEITAERVVRIKFLGACVGCPSATLTLNMGIERNLKAHVPEVHSVEAIN from the coding sequence TTGGCATCGCGCGTCACGATGGTACTCGATCGGATTCGGCCGGCGATTCAGGCCGACGGCGGTGATATCGAGCTCGTTGAGATCACAGCGGAGCGTGTGGTACGCATTAAGTTTCTTGGTGCGTGCGTTGGATGTCCGTCGGCAACACTCACGCTGAATATGGGAATTGAACGAAATTTGAAGGCCCATGTGCCTGAGGTTCATTCGGTCGAAGCCATAAACTGA
- a CDS encoding M48 family metalloprotease, which yields MPSLIVLLAIAPVLIGIEPPDSVFGYQPAAVAWWMVLGGSVCVTLVTGVLLARWTQALHHTGQAKYAMRADRFSHVAQIALLALHVAACLLLGWPEIVGAALGKPTGLTRLASLVPYFGCLVTLWWFVSGIQRRVIEMSLISRLDRGEPIASLPSRLALTWDRVRSQLVVTLGPIIVAYVLLRLADGYVGVQVALFAFIVLLSPMLITKLLPTVPLPAGQLRTMIEMLAQSQRVRVRSVRIWNTRGVMANAAVVGVLPPFRCVLLSDAVLNFMREKHIAAIILHECAHIRKWHPLWYLFSLLSVSWIGAWVFDSANTLLHNSERIAAYLHLLPEWWIFVPYAMLIVLTFGFVSRTFEREADALAVDALTKTPFVAEPDPEDARTPRERAISIMKATLLRTSQINGVSPDRRSFTHGSIVKRGIWLNKLKNADIGKGKAFTNARLLRLGVLMLMICAGLILVLDHQAWLELQQAFTEQ from the coding sequence ATGCCATCGCTGATCGTGCTGCTTGCGATAGCACCCGTGCTGATCGGCATTGAGCCACCAGATTCCGTGTTCGGATACCAGCCTGCTGCGGTTGCGTGGTGGATGGTGCTTGGTGGGAGTGTGTGTGTGACGCTCGTCACAGGTGTGTTGCTTGCGCGATGGACTCAGGCTCTGCATCACACAGGACAGGCGAAGTACGCCATGCGCGCCGACAGGTTCTCGCACGTGGCGCAGATTGCACTCCTGGCATTGCACGTTGCGGCGTGCCTGCTTCTCGGGTGGCCGGAGATTGTTGGTGCGGCTCTTGGCAAACCAACCGGTCTGACTCGCCTCGCATCTCTGGTGCCCTACTTTGGATGCCTTGTCACACTCTGGTGGTTTGTGTCGGGGATCCAGAGACGTGTTATTGAGATGTCATTGATCTCGCGCCTTGACCGGGGAGAGCCAATCGCATCGCTTCCCTCAAGATTGGCACTGACATGGGATCGTGTACGATCGCAACTGGTTGTGACGCTGGGCCCGATCATTGTTGCGTACGTGCTCTTGCGACTTGCTGACGGGTATGTGGGAGTACAGGTTGCTCTCTTTGCATTTATTGTGCTTCTCAGTCCGATGCTCATCACGAAACTTCTACCAACCGTGCCGTTACCGGCGGGACAACTGCGCACGATGATCGAGATGCTGGCACAATCTCAACGGGTTCGTGTGAGATCGGTTCGCATATGGAATACGCGCGGTGTTATGGCAAATGCCGCCGTGGTGGGGGTGTTGCCACCGTTCAGGTGTGTGCTGTTGTCCGATGCTGTTCTCAACTTCATGCGTGAAAAGCACATTGCCGCGATTATCCTGCACGAGTGTGCTCATATTCGCAAGTGGCATCCATTGTGGTATCTGTTCTCACTGTTGTCTGTCTCGTGGATTGGCGCGTGGGTGTTCGACTCTGCCAATACCTTGCTGCACAACTCGGAGAGGATCGCCGCGTACTTGCATCTCCTGCCGGAATGGTGGATCTTTGTTCCGTATGCGATGCTCATTGTGTTGACATTCGGATTTGTCAGTCGAACTTTCGAGCGGGAGGCTGACGCGCTGGCTGTTGACGCACTTACAAAGACCCCGTTTGTTGCTGAACCGGATCCGGAGGATGCTCGCACGCCGCGCGAGCGTGCCATCAGCATCATGAAAGCGACGCTCCTCCGGACGTCACAGATCAATGGGGTCTCCCCGGATCGACGCAGTTTTACCCACGGTTCTATTGTCAAGCGTGGAATTTGGCTCAACAAGCTGAAAAATGCCGACATTGGAAAAGGGAAAGCGTTCACCAACGCAAGACTGCTGCGGTTGGGAGTTCTGATGCTCATGATCTGTGCTGGGTTGATACTTGTACTGGATCATCAAGCGTGGCTCGAGTTGCAGCAGGCATTTACTGAACAATAA
- a CDS encoding diaminopimelate epimerase, with protein sequence MHKQNRIDYVKMHGIGNDYVFVSALDAPLPINLNAFGTLARSMSDRHRGVGSDGLILISKPESNLAHVRMQIWNADGSSAEFCGNGLRCVARLCRERFGIHDEVLRIDTGAGVLGVRTVSSEQDAPFVACVDIGTPRFGTDAFLIDKSHVDAVEGFQLRLRSVGAISNIVCVPVSVGNPHVVLLVDDLDQVHAKPFEWIGPLVEIHPAFPEHVNVHAVKVVSRSHLRMQSWERGVGLTRSCGSGACAAVVAARILEMCDTDVCVELPGGKLSVSWDNLHPQSHMTMTGGATYICAGHVYVLPSGELVDAYPSQAAFLPL encoded by the coding sequence ATGCACAAGCAGAATCGGATCGACTATGTCAAGATGCACGGGATTGGGAATGACTACGTGTTCGTCAGCGCTCTGGATGCGCCACTCCCAATCAACCTGAATGCGTTTGGCACACTTGCCCGCTCGATGTCCGATCGGCACCGGGGTGTTGGATCGGACGGTTTGATTCTTATTTCAAAGCCCGAGAGCAACCTTGCCCATGTGCGCATGCAGATATGGAATGCTGATGGCTCGAGCGCAGAGTTCTGTGGCAATGGTCTTCGCTGTGTTGCGCGGTTGTGTCGCGAACGCTTTGGCATTCACGACGAAGTGCTCCGCATTGATACTGGTGCGGGCGTGCTTGGTGTAAGGACAGTTTCATCGGAGCAGGATGCACCGTTTGTTGCGTGTGTTGATATAGGAACTCCGCGATTCGGCACGGACGCTTTCTTGATCGACAAGTCGCATGTTGATGCAGTTGAAGGGTTCCAACTGCGACTGCGGAGTGTCGGCGCGATATCGAACATCGTGTGTGTGCCAGTGTCGGTCGGGAATCCGCATGTGGTGCTCCTTGTCGATGATCTTGATCAGGTGCATGCAAAGCCGTTCGAGTGGATCGGTCCGCTCGTCGAGATCCATCCGGCCTTTCCCGAGCACGTGAATGTCCATGCTGTCAAGGTGGTAAGTCGCTCGCATCTCAGGATGCAGAGCTGGGAACGTGGTGTTGGCCTGACACGATCGTGTGGGTCGGGTGCATGTGCAGCTGTTGTCGCGGCACGCATTCTTGAAATGTGCGACACCGACGTGTGTGTTGAGCTTCCAGGCGGTAAACTCAGTGTTTCCTGGGATAACCTGCATCCTCAATCGCATATGACGATGACCGGAGGTGCAACATACATCTGTGCAGGGCACGTCTATGTCCTGCCATCAGGCGAGCTTGTAGATGCGTACCCGTCTCAGGCGGCTTTCTTGCCGCTGTAG
- a CDS encoding GGDEF domain-containing protein has protein sequence MDTALLEEVLACPSLPSLPAVAARVLEMTQNPDVSLTELAQLIQNDQGLTAKILRTVNSSFYGLTTKCGSIQKALVLLGLSPVKSLVLGFSLVESVGKGEKGSIFDYQSHWRRGLYSGVAAKLLFEVGEIDGDRDEAFVAGLLQDIGSVALFRALPEKYSPLLKDAEGNHARLLKLELEQLEIQHPDVGSLLASRWKLPEELAMAVRYHERPSAAPVEWANLAKAVALGNIATEILTVENPAPATKRFYDRLQSWFRIEPARADVILTELQRTVKELASIFSISLGETTDPEVILEKARKQIAELATTEATKTDARVEFAGLVIGADRLDPLTGLMTKSAFESVIQHSHKTAIDNDECASLLLVHIDQYATIMKERGIDAADEVLVSTAAMLRRHFETFGGALCRWASDTFGVIVVGVPSNDVQATAKEFCKELSRASLHWKIAPSDDPIRATVSIGGVNMESDSFSIFKAPETLRIAALKAIHNSRTEGGNRVRFYSGKKAA, from the coding sequence GTGGATACTGCACTGCTCGAAGAAGTTCTCGCGTGCCCTTCGCTGCCGTCACTACCGGCAGTCGCTGCACGCGTGCTTGAAATGACACAGAATCCAGATGTGTCATTGACCGAGCTTGCGCAACTGATTCAGAATGATCAGGGATTAACAGCGAAGATCCTGCGCACTGTCAACTCAAGTTTTTACGGATTAACAACGAAGTGCGGCTCGATTCAGAAAGCGCTTGTGCTCCTCGGTCTCTCGCCAGTCAAGAGCCTTGTACTGGGCTTCTCGCTCGTTGAAAGCGTGGGCAAGGGTGAAAAGGGAAGTATCTTCGATTACCAGTCACACTGGCGTCGTGGGCTGTACTCCGGAGTTGCTGCAAAGCTCCTCTTTGAAGTCGGTGAAATTGATGGCGATCGGGACGAGGCATTTGTCGCGGGCCTGCTGCAGGACATTGGTTCTGTTGCACTCTTCCGCGCACTCCCCGAGAAGTATTCGCCACTGCTGAAGGATGCGGAAGGAAACCACGCAAGGCTTCTCAAACTCGAACTTGAGCAGCTTGAGATCCAGCATCCCGATGTTGGCTCGCTCCTCGCCAGTCGATGGAAGCTCCCCGAAGAACTTGCGATGGCTGTGCGGTACCACGAACGCCCGTCAGCAGCTCCTGTGGAGTGGGCAAATCTGGCAAAGGCGGTTGCTCTTGGCAACATCGCAACAGAAATCCTGACCGTAGAAAACCCTGCGCCAGCAACAAAGCGTTTTTATGATCGCTTGCAGTCGTGGTTCCGTATTGAACCAGCGCGCGCAGACGTAATACTAACCGAGTTGCAGCGAACAGTAAAAGAACTTGCTTCCATCTTTAGCATCTCACTCGGTGAGACCACAGATCCGGAAGTCATTCTTGAAAAAGCTCGTAAGCAGATCGCAGAACTTGCAACAACCGAAGCAACCAAGACGGATGCAAGGGTTGAGTTTGCAGGCCTTGTCATCGGCGCTGATAGGCTCGATCCATTGACGGGGCTGATGACAAAGAGTGCATTCGAGAGTGTCATCCAGCACAGCCATAAAACAGCGATCGATAATGATGAGTGCGCAAGCTTACTGCTCGTTCACATCGATCAGTATGCAACGATTATGAAGGAGCGTGGCATCGACGCGGCGGATGAGGTGCTGGTGTCGACAGCTGCAATGCTCCGCCGACACTTTGAAACGTTTGGTGGTGCGCTCTGTCGATGGGCAAGTGATACATTTGGTGTGATTGTGGTCGGTGTCCCGAGCAACGATGTGCAAGCCACTGCCAAGGAGTTCTGCAAGGAACTCTCACGAGCCAGCCTTCACTGGAAGATTGCACCGTCGGATGATCCCATTCGCGCGACTGTCAGCATCGGCGGCGTCAACATGGAGTCTGACTCGTTCAGTATCTTCAAGGCACCCGAAACTCTTCGTATCGCAGCGCTGAAAGCGATCCACAACTCACGGACAGAGGGTGGAAACCGAGTGCGCTTCTACAGCGGCAAGAAAGCCGCCTGA
- the recO gene encoding DNA repair protein RecO codes for MPPIHDEAVCLRHWEWSETSQTALLLSRGHGLVRVLAKGSRRPKASFSGGLEVLTVGAMQAILKPDGALALLTVWELRQPMLHLRTSLASWQHAQIAGEIAARMLSEQDPHPSVYDALVLLLSSLDSTRNTSASLLCFVWTTLCDCGYELELIHDVQTGAELDRADRYGFAPNLGGLTTDPGPDSASAFDQRNPIWRVRGETVSILQRLRGPKTTGNDGAIFASPNEATRNDLTPSFQRALKLLLSYIQYLIGFELVSARQTLL; via the coding sequence ATGCCACCGATTCATGACGAGGCGGTTTGCCTGCGACATTGGGAATGGTCAGAAACCAGCCAGACCGCGCTGCTGCTGTCGCGCGGACATGGTCTGGTACGTGTGCTTGCGAAGGGATCACGCAGACCAAAGGCCTCTTTCTCCGGCGGACTTGAAGTGCTCACCGTTGGCGCAATGCAGGCTATCCTGAAGCCGGACGGTGCTCTGGCTCTTCTCACAGTGTGGGAACTTCGTCAACCAATGCTCCATCTTCGGACCTCACTCGCGTCATGGCAGCACGCACAGATTGCAGGCGAGATTGCTGCGCGCATGCTCTCGGAGCAGGATCCACATCCGAGTGTCTATGACGCACTCGTCTTGCTGCTGTCGTCTCTCGACTCGACCAGGAATACGAGTGCTTCGCTTCTCTGCTTTGTCTGGACCACATTGTGTGACTGCGGTTACGAGTTGGAGTTGATCCATGATGTTCAAACTGGAGCAGAGTTGGATCGAGCGGATCGATATGGGTTTGCACCAAATCTTGGTGGTTTAACCACCGATCCGGGTCCCGACTCCGCATCCGCCTTTGATCAGCGGAACCCCATATGGCGAGTACGTGGAGAGACGGTATCAATACTCCAAAGACTGCGCGGTCCCAAAACCACCGGAAATGATGGCGCAATATTTGCGTCACCTAATGAAGCGACAAGGAACGATCTAACTCCGTCTTTTCAGCGAGCTTTGAAGCTACTGCTGTCATATATTCAGTATTTGATTGGATTCGAACTGGTCAGTGCCAGACAAACTCTCCTCTGA
- a CDS encoding acyl carrier protein, with the protein MTRDEIFDKVKELLVDALAVDDEEVEPSASLTRDLGAESIDFLDIGFKLQQTFGFEIASGELFPDNVTQDPEFVKDGKVTEKGMASLKNRMPHADFSELEGDPRVDRVAEIFTVNSVVNFVQQKLAAVS; encoded by the coding sequence ATGACACGAGACGAAATCTTTGATAAGGTAAAGGAACTGCTGGTTGATGCACTCGCAGTGGATGATGAAGAGGTCGAGCCCAGCGCGTCGCTGACCCGCGACCTCGGCGCAGAATCCATCGACTTTCTTGATATTGGTTTCAAACTTCAGCAGACGTTCGGGTTTGAAATTGCATCAGGAGAGTTGTTCCCGGACAACGTCACACAGGATCCCGAGTTTGTCAAGGACGGTAAGGTCACCGAGAAAGGGATGGCCTCGCTGAAAAATCGCATGCCGCACGCCGACTTTTCGGAGCTTGAGGGTGATCCCCGCGTTGACAGGGTTGCGGAGATCTTTACAGTGAACTCCGTTGTGAACTTTGTCCAGCAGAAACTGGCAGCGGTGTCATAA
- a CDS encoding beta-hydroxyacyl-ACP dehydratase translates to MRWMWIDRIIELDPGKRIVTIKNVSLAEEHLHDHFSSTERQAAFPVMPASLIVEGMAQTAGILVGHMSAFKEKVVLAKVSKADLAYDVVPGQTITYTAQILQAGMAGVSTTGTVALRDSGSTEAGQQIGTVDLVFSHLDKNMAGEQFPEHNFVFGESFQTILATAGISFDLR, encoded by the coding sequence GTGCGATGGATGTGGATCGACAGGATCATTGAACTGGATCCGGGCAAGCGCATTGTCACGATCAAGAATGTCTCGCTTGCGGAGGAACATCTGCACGATCATTTTTCTTCGACGGAACGTCAGGCTGCGTTTCCGGTGATGCCTGCATCACTCATTGTGGAGGGCATGGCACAAACCGCCGGGATTCTTGTCGGCCACATGAGCGCATTCAAAGAGAAGGTCGTACTTGCAAAGGTCAGCAAAGCAGATCTTGCGTATGACGTTGTGCCCGGGCAGACAATCACCTATACAGCACAGATACTGCAGGCTGGTATGGCAGGAGTCTCAACAACCGGCACCGTTGCACTACGGGATTCTGGTTCGACTGAAGCAGGCCAACAGATAGGCACGGTTGATCTCGTGTTCAGCCACCTCGATAAGAACATGGCTGGCGAACAGTTTCCTGAGCACAACTTTGTGTTTGGCGAGAGCTTTCAGACGATCCTCGCGACAGCCGGCATCTCGTTTGATTTGAGATAA
- the lptD gene encoding LPS assembly protein LptD, translating to MTALSHAVRVPILTALASLCLASANSHAQNATPSLVIDPASITGTSFQGILLPASEIRGIIALSAQTAHVWNEPDPIGGGTVHRITLVRDVKIEIGSYLFDAERASLWLQPIETSSEVTRYQVFCYLDRVRTPRASADVAVTADRLPIEAVVLAPEPVKLRVGLRETGQPEDVRTLAFVRESERALASYLRSILSNELPEYVNDPLPPGLDRTGMPMSPEYRHTDEIPIKEIADALQPSYVDDPILPQDSIVSVQAGNVELRGGADERVAVISDGLYLQYTDLKKNSTVSLSAQRAVLFMTPGTLADLASLGSGSSNLAMKEVTGIYLEGDVIADTQDDDGRKSRFRAPKVYYDLQRDRSLLIDAVYWAVDDERGVPINLRADVIRREAANRFAAENVTLTNTGFREPMLSLAASSVTVTRTPNPETGRTRTVTDARNVKLKLGSIPFMYVPRYVGDPRDIPLRQLAFENSSGSGSAIKTAWDLPGLTGMQLPDGVNADLLVDGYFQRGFALGLDADWRTDIGRGSGFAYTLFSDQGKDQLASGRRISNDGDLRGVYMLEHMHQLNEEWSLWMEMNFLSDPTVIDALFDSWARTRREFANRLTLERIDQQTRFSANISGSFNDFTPNQYILQSAGATTTTMPEFRYDRVGDTLSWLYDNSWLTYTSSYRVGEIGLNMTEVPASELGYAGNVAAQRALGVNANQSPGDGLRSQGFKEAYVTRFDTRHEVSLDLGNQFASFIPFIAGRLTAYDDAFIGVDPNETERTRFWGGIGFRLATAFTRVNNSFTSSVLDIYRLRHIVEPSLQVMIAGTNIDQSSLPVYDHEVERLADGTIVNFGINQTIQTQRGGPGRWRTVDLLKVNADITLTSDDSDVNQSTVGRYFDFRPELGMLGDFGRFDAAWQLTDATSFVFDTTYSFDNSQAATTAAGFAVSHGDYFSMLAEMRFVNAEDATFLNLDSRYRLTEKYSMRTGLTYDTDRGDFQRISTELVRKFQSAELGFGFAVNNITDETGILFSIVPTGFDSRVLRVRGLGSNDRYQQDTRFGG from the coding sequence ATGACAGCCCTAAGCCATGCAGTGAGAGTGCCCATCCTGACAGCACTAGCCTCCCTATGCCTCGCATCAGCGAACTCGCATGCGCAGAATGCCACCCCCTCTCTTGTCATCGACCCTGCGTCTATCACCGGCACGAGTTTCCAGGGCATTCTCCTGCCCGCATCTGAGATTCGGGGCATCATCGCCCTCAGCGCACAGACTGCGCATGTCTGGAACGAGCCGGACCCCATTGGTGGCGGCACCGTTCATCGCATCACGCTCGTCCGCGACGTGAAGATCGAGATCGGCTCGTATCTGTTTGACGCCGAGCGTGCGAGCCTCTGGCTGCAACCTATCGAAACCTCTAGCGAAGTGACGAGGTATCAGGTCTTCTGCTATCTTGATCGTGTGCGCACACCCCGTGCAAGCGCGGACGTTGCCGTCACAGCTGACAGGCTGCCAATCGAGGCTGTGGTTCTCGCACCAGAACCTGTCAAGCTGCGTGTGGGATTGCGCGAAACCGGACAACCCGAAGACGTGCGCACACTCGCATTCGTCCGTGAATCTGAGCGCGCACTTGCGAGCTACCTTCGGAGCATTCTCTCGAATGAACTTCCGGAGTATGTCAATGACCCGCTGCCGCCGGGGCTTGATCGCACTGGCATGCCAATGTCGCCGGAGTACCGCCACACGGACGAGATCCCGATCAAAGAGATTGCGGATGCTCTCCAGCCCTCATACGTGGACGATCCGATTCTGCCGCAGGATTCGATTGTCAGCGTTCAGGCGGGCAACGTCGAGCTGCGCGGCGGCGCCGATGAACGGGTTGCGGTCATCTCAGATGGTTTATACCTGCAGTACACAGATCTTAAAAAGAACTCAACTGTCAGCTTGTCCGCGCAGCGTGCGGTGCTGTTCATGACACCCGGCACGCTTGCAGATCTTGCATCGCTCGGCTCCGGCTCGTCGAACCTAGCGATGAAAGAGGTGACAGGAATCTACCTTGAGGGTGATGTCATCGCAGATACGCAGGACGATGATGGTCGAAAGTCGCGGTTCCGCGCTCCAAAGGTCTACTACGACCTGCAGCGGGATAGATCGCTACTGATTGATGCGGTGTACTGGGCAGTTGACGATGAGCGTGGTGTGCCGATCAACCTGCGTGCCGATGTCATCCGGCGTGAAGCAGCCAACCGGTTTGCAGCGGAGAACGTCACACTCACCAACACAGGATTTCGTGAGCCCATGCTGTCGCTTGCAGCGAGCAGCGTCACCGTTACAAGAACCCCCAATCCGGAAACGGGTCGCACAAGAACCGTCACAGACGCACGCAACGTCAAACTGAAACTTGGATCCATTCCATTCATGTATGTGCCGCGATATGTTGGCGATCCTCGTGATATCCCGCTTCGCCAACTCGCCTTTGAAAACTCATCTGGCTCGGGCAGCGCAATTAAGACCGCTTGGGATCTGCCGGGGCTTACGGGCATGCAACTGCCCGACGGTGTGAACGCAGATTTGCTTGTTGACGGATACTTCCAGCGAGGGTTCGCACTCGGTCTGGATGCGGACTGGCGCACCGACATTGGCAGAGGCAGCGGGTTTGCGTACACGTTGTTCAGCGATCAGGGAAAGGACCAACTCGCATCCGGCAGACGTATCTCAAACGATGGCGATCTTCGCGGCGTGTACATGCTTGAGCACATGCATCAGCTCAACGAGGAGTGGTCGCTCTGGATGGAGATGAACTTTCTGTCAGACCCAACTGTGATCGATGCGCTCTTCGATTCGTGGGCCCGCACGCGACGCGAGTTTGCAAACAGACTCACGCTGGAACGAATCGACCAGCAGACGCGGTTCAGCGCAAACATCAGCGGTTCATTCAACGATTTCACACCAAACCAGTACATCCTGCAGTCTGCTGGCGCCACAACAACAACCATGCCCGAGTTCCGGTACGATCGGGTTGGCGACACCCTCTCGTGGCTCTACGACAACTCATGGCTCACGTACACATCTTCGTATCGTGTTGGGGAAATCGGTCTCAACATGACCGAAGTTCCTGCAAGCGAGCTTGGGTACGCGGGTAATGTTGCAGCACAGCGTGCACTCGGTGTGAACGCAAACCAGAGTCCGGGGGACGGGTTAAGGTCACAGGGATTCAAGGAAGCCTACGTCACACGCTTTGACACAAGGCACGAGGTCTCGCTTGATCTGGGCAATCAGTTTGCCTCCTTCATTCCGTTCATTGCAGGCAGACTCACCGCATATGACGATGCGTTCATCGGCGTTGATCCGAATGAAACAGAACGCACTCGCTTCTGGGGTGGCATCGGTTTCAGACTTGCAACCGCATTTACTCGTGTGAACAACTCGTTCACCTCATCGGTCCTGGACATCTACAGACTGCGGCACATTGTCGAACCCAGTCTGCAGGTCATGATTGCCGGTACAAATATCGATCAGTCAAGCCTTCCTGTGTACGACCACGAGGTGGAGCGTCTGGCAGATGGCACCATTGTCAACTTCGGTATCAACCAAACGATTCAGACCCAACGAGGTGGACCTGGAAGATGGCGGACTGTCGATCTGCTCAAGGTGAATGCTGACATTACGTTGACGTCTGACGATAGTGACGTGAATCAGTCGACTGTCGGACGGTACTTTGATTTCAGACCCGAACTTGGCATGCTCGGTGATTTCGGCCGGTTTGATGCGGCATGGCAACTGACCGATGCAACAAGCTTTGTCTTTGATACAACGTATTCGTTCGACAACAGCCAAGCGGCGACAACAGCCGCAGGATTCGCTGTGTCGCACGGCGATTACTTCAGTATGCTCGCAGAAATGCGATTCGTGAATGCAGAGGATGCCACGTTCCTGAATCTCGACTCGCGATACCGCCTCACCGAGAAGTACTCAATGCGTACCGGGCTTACGTACGACACCGATCGCGGCGACTTCCAGCGCATCTCTACCGAGCTTGTCCGCAAGTTCCAGAGTGCAGAACTCGGGTTCGGATTTGCTGTCAACAACATCACGGACGAGACAGGTATCCTCTTCTCGATCGTTCCGACTGGATTTGACAGTCGGGTGCTGCGAGTCCGAGGTCTTGGAAGCAATGACAGATATCAGCAGGACACACGCTTTGGCGGCTGA
- the metF gene encoding methylenetetrahydrofolate reductase [NAD(P)H]: MQVAEAFERSRTTFSFEFFPPKDESGFASLFDSIKELESLRPSFVSVTYGAGGSTRERTHDLVVRLKKDSPLEPIPHLTCVGHTRDEIRGVLDQYAQAGISGIMALRGDVPTNGNTEMVEPWKDFKFAADLVSFVRAFNDEHSRATDRKQFAIGVAGYPEGHPAMPNRMREMDLLKAKVDAGADFIVTQMFFDNRDFYDFRDRCRLAGIKVPILAGVMPVSSVAGMERMAELAAGMRYPAALLRSVQRAISASPRDTAAAIRRVGIHWATEQSRDLLDHDVAGLHFYTLNKSTATREVYRNLGVENSQLIS; this comes from the coding sequence ATGCAAGTGGCGGAAGCATTTGAACGATCGAGGACCACGTTCTCGTTCGAGTTCTTTCCGCCGAAGGACGAATCCGGCTTTGCGTCGCTGTTCGATTCGATCAAGGAACTCGAATCGCTCAGGCCATCGTTCGTGTCTGTCACTTATGGTGCGGGTGGGTCTACCCGCGAGCGCACACACGATCTTGTTGTCCGTTTGAAAAAAGATTCGCCTCTGGAGCCGATCCCGCATCTCACGTGCGTAGGACACACACGAGATGAGATCCGTGGAGTTCTTGATCAGTACGCACAGGCTGGCATCAGCGGCATCATGGCGTTGCGTGGAGATGTGCCAACCAATGGCAACACCGAGATGGTTGAGCCGTGGAAGGACTTCAAGTTTGCAGCCGATCTCGTGTCGTTTGTTCGTGCATTCAACGACGAACATTCGCGCGCAACCGACAGAAAACAGTTTGCGATTGGTGTTGCTGGGTATCCGGAGGGGCATCCCGCGATGCCGAATCGGATGCGCGAGATGGATCTGCTCAAAGCAAAGGTTGATGCGGGTGCAGATTTCATTGTGACGCAGATGTTCTTCGACAATCGTGATTTCTACGACTTCCGCGATCGATGCAGATTAGCGGGTATCAAAGTCCCGATCCTTGCTGGCGTGATGCCGGTGTCGTCCGTTGCTGGGATGGAGCGGATGGCAGAACTCGCTGCTGGCATGCGATACCCCGCAGCGTTGCTCAGATCAGTCCAGCGTGCAATCAGCGCCAGCCCGCGAGATACTGCTGCTGCGATCCGCCGGGTTGGTATCCACTGGGCAACAGAGCAGAGCCGCGATCTGCTCGACCATGATGTGGCGGGTTTGCACTTTTACACGCTGAACAAGTCTACAGCAACACGCGAGGTGTATCGCAACCTCGGTGTCGAGAATAGCCAGCTCATCTCATAA